One Anaerotignum faecicola DNA window includes the following coding sequences:
- a CDS encoding sulfatase-like hydrolase/transferase: protein AEMVTPKVIEWLERNREKDDWFLHVHYWDPHTPYRTPEGEKSRFQDEPLPDDWITDQIFCEHLRHIGPHGANEINMWNDETFSRWPKHPGSLKTKDEAKHFIDLYDDSVKFTDDNIGLITSWLKEHGLYGEDLAIIITADHGEDLGEFGVYGEHGMADEPVCHIPLIIKWPGAEGGRRVSGLYDNTDLL, encoded by the coding sequence CGCCGAGATGGTTACACCGAAGGTTATAGAGTGGCTGGAGCGGAACCGGGAGAAGGATGACTGGTTCCTTCACGTCCATTACTGGGATCCGCATACGCCGTACCGTACCCCGGAGGGAGAAAAAAGCAGGTTTCAGGATGAGCCTCTGCCGGATGACTGGATCACAGATCAGATATTTTGTGAGCATCTGCGCCACATCGGCCCCCACGGCGCCAATGAGATCAATATGTGGAATGATGAGACGTTTTCCAGATGGCCAAAGCACCCGGGCAGCTTAAAGACGAAAGACGAGGCAAAGCATTTCATTGACCTTTACGATGACAGCGTTAAGTTTACCGATGACAATATTGGTCTGATCACGTCGTGGCTTAAGGAACACGGACTTTACGGAGAAGATCTGGCCATTATCATTACCGCGGACCACGGAGAGGATCTGGGAGAATTCGGGGTCTATGGGGAACACGGCATGGCAGATGAGCCGGTCTGCCATATCCCCCTGATTATCAAATGGCCTGGAGCAGAGGGAGGACGCCGTGTTTCGGGGCTGTATGACAACACGGATTTACTTC